The Moorena producens PAL-8-15-08-1 genomic interval TGTGTAGAAATTTCTTGAGTGGGAGGAGTGTTTGGTGGAAAATTCGGGTCATCGGCTGGAATGTCAATGGGGAAATTGAGTGATTCTAACCGGTTTTCGTTCTGTTCTTTTGACCCATTGGCTGCTAAATCAGTGTCGTGGTTGACGAACTGACCAAAAGCCCAAATGAAAGCGCTTAAGCCATTACCATTGGGATCAGACTCTCCCTCCTCTAGGTTAGAGGTCGCATTGCTGATCACTCGGGTACTAGGGCGATCTGGTGGGTTAAGCAATACAAAGGGCGCATCAGATACATTGCTTAAGCCCTCTGTATTGGATATGACGTTAAATCCCAATCCATTTAATCGGTCTGCTTCGGCTTGGGTAAATATGGGAATGGGTTGGCGCGTAACAGTATTGCCATCTATACCGATCAGAGCATTGCCTTCTGCATCAAATGCTATACCCGCCGGTGACTGGATTCCGTCTTCATACTCAATTGGACCTAAACGCAGCAAGGGCGTATTAGGGATTCCCAAAGAGACTTGGTCTAAATTATTCCTACTGCCGTCGATCAGGCGAATCGTAATCCCTTCATCATTTACAACTAATGTGCTGTCGGCAAATGGGTCTCGTTTAAGAACACTGTTGAAATTTTCCATAACAACTATTTAAATAAACTTAACGTCTTATTTATAAGAGTTCCCGACCGTAAGGAAAAAATCCTAGAGGGTAAGTTAAATTAGGATGTTTTGTTGTACAGCTGACACTAGAATCTACCCCTGAAAGGCTTGCTGTTTTTAGGTGGTTTTATGGTTGACCGCTAGTATTGACTGTGCTTAGCTGACAAACGTCACTAATAAAGAGCCTGTTACTTTTAGAGCTTATGAAAGCTTAGACTATAGATTTCATAATTGCTAAATTATTTTATATTTTTTTTAATTTCAGATAGTTTATTCGATCAACTGGAGTATTTTAACAGGTTTTATTCGATACCAAATTAAGTTACCGTGAGAGGATTGTAAATACTTTTATAGGCTCTATATCAAATCTTTAATTCTCTGATGAAATTTATTTGATACTTTTACATTTTCTACCTTTACCTGATAGGAGCTTCGGAGCAGGTAGCAGGCAACAGGCAAGAGGCAAGAGGCAACAGGCAAGAGGCAACAGGCAAGAGGCAAGAGGTAAAACAATCCTGTGTACCTGATAGTTATGCAAACAGCAGTATCAAAATAATCAGCTTTTTAGTGTAATGTTTATGATAATTTTTCGCCCATTTAAACGACATTTGATTAAATAAAAAAAATTGAAACTCTTCTGCCTTCTGCCTTTTGCCTTTTGCCTTTTGCCTTCTGCCTTCTGCCTTCTGTTTTTTGCCTTCTGCCTTGCATCCAATACATTTTCCTTATTACCAGCTGATGTGGTATGATAATATTTTTACTTAGATAAAGTTAAAAAAAGATAAAGACAAGGCTTCAATAAAATTTACAAAAATCCTAACTCAAGAGATGACTGGACTTGAGGGCTTAAGTTGACTAAGGTCACTTGTTTAACTTGGCTGAATAGGCCACACTGGTCTTCGGTGCATCTCAGTTGTGCAAAAACACTAGGCTCGAATACTGAAAGCCCTATTATCTCGTTAGTTGAGTGATCGATTTACAAAATATGGGAGCTAGCCAAATGAACTTTGGTGTTTCTACAGGTGCGCTTATGCAGCCAACAAACCAAGGTTTTCATGGCCAATGGAGGGAAAATGCAGAAAAGCAATCTACCCCTGCTTGGGTGGAGCCCCTCCTGGAAAAACTGTCTACTGGAGACCGCACTGCCTTTTGGCCACTCTGGGAACAGTATCAAGACTATCTTTACCATCGCTGCTGCAGCTGGATGGGGGGTAATCGGTCTCAAGCTCAAGATGCTCTTTCTGAGATTATGCTCAAGGCTTGGGAAAAATTGCCCAAATTTGCCGCAAAGATTACCAATCTCAAAGGATGGCTGACTAAATTTGCCCATAACTTCTGTATAGACTGCCATCGAGAAAACAACTCTGGAGCAATAGGAGTAGAAAACCTGGAAGCGATCGCAGTGGCAGAGGGGAATGGCTTGGTTACTGAATTTGATACCCCAGGACAAATTCTAGAAAAGAGGGAACTATTACAAGTAATCCGTAGTGCTCTAGAGGATTTGCCCGAGAATCAGCGCGAGGTATGTCTCTTGCACTTTGAGCAGGAGTTGTCTTACCAAGAGATAGCTCAACGACTAGATATTTCCAACAATACCGTTCGTAAACGTATCCAACGAGCCAGGCAAAAACTGCAGCAGCCGTTGCACACGTATCTGGCCGGGTTAGATCAGAACGCTTACGGGGATATCGCCCTTCTTGATGCAGTCGCTCATGGGGGGAACCCCCAAGACCGCACCGGTAGTCGCTCATGGGGGGAACCCCCAAGACCGCACCGGTAGTCGCTGCATCGCTTTTGCAGGAGATTAGGAGAGTATCCGAGCAGCAGAGTAGGGAAGACAAAGACAGAGAAAGCGATGTCACTCCCCCTGACAAAGAGATGGAACAAGGAGAATTGGAGACAACTGAGCAGTCGGAGTCTTTAAGGGAAATGGGGAGATCGGGAGATGGGGAGATTGTTAGTAACGGTAATTATTCCGGCGTTGCTGAATTGAAGTATGAATGCGCGATCCTCTGGTTTTGGGAAAGCCCCCTAAATCCCCCAACTTTGCGGTGCGACCCAAGGGCGATTTACTCGCCCATTGGAAAGCGCACCGGAAGGGACTTTGAAAGTCTTGTTCCCCCCAAAATTGGGGGGCTAGGGGGGCTCAATCATACCCACAATCAGCAACACCATTATCCTGACATCAAATTAGAGACAACAGCAGAGGAGATAACGTCACTGGTAGAGCCAGAATCTGTTGTACCAAAGGTAATCTCTATTAAAAAAGCTCCCAATCCCCCATCAACTAAGTTCAGCGATAGCAATCCTTGCCCGATGGATTGGGTAAAACCGCGATCGCTCAAAGCAATAGCAATTTCTCCACCATCCCTAAGGAATCGGAGCCAAGAGGTATCAATATGGCAGGATCTGTCTCAGTTGCCAATCCTTAGTGTTGCGAGAATTTTGTCGGAGTGGAGTACTTTCACCAAGAAAGCAGAGCCAAGCAGCAACCAGAAATTATATACAGGAGATAGAGGGCCACCAGGGTATTCATTTCTTCGCACTGTATACCTCCTTTATTGCCTCAATACCTGGAGATTATTGAGGCAATAAAGGAGGCTGGTGTGTTTTTTCATGACCAGCTAGCTTTGTCATGCAAAAAATGAAAGGGCGTTGCTGATTTTGGGTATGGTTTTGCCCCCCTAGCCCCCCAACTTTGGGGGGAATAAGACGTTCAAAGTCCCCCGAGGGAGGGATTGCTCGCTCGGGGGACCAACGGGGGCTTTAATAAAACCAGATGATCACACATTCATTCCTTGATTCAGCAACGCCTGATAGCTGATAGCTGATAGCTGATAGCTAATAGCTTCAATACCATAAAACAGCGCATTTAACGAAAAAAAATTAGTTGTCACAAACAATCAAAATTTTCGTTATAGAAGCAGAAAGGTGAATAACTGGAGCATGGTAACCCATCACCCTCCTGTCACTTTTCCCCAACTATGACCGAATAACCGATCAAGTTGGTGTCCCGCAAGAAAAAGTTGTGGAATAGGAAAGAGTCAGAAGGAACCCTATTATCTAATAGGATTTCCAAACAAACCCACCAACTTCAACTTGCATAAAATAGCAACAATAAACAGGACGCATCTTAAAATGACTACAATCAGTAGTATGCTCAGGAAAGTGTTAAGTATCGCTGTAGTAGCACTGACACTAATCGTCAGCTTCGCAGTTCATCCCGGAGAAGCACTTGCCGGGAATTGCTGCGCAGGTGACGTAACCTATCTGACCGCCGAGGGACCGCAGTGCCGAGTTGAATTGGCTCCTGGAGAGTATTTGAGTACTGTCATTCTTACAAACGAGTCAAATGATCGGGCCATAGTTTATAGCACATACTATTCAGGACCGACTTCGATAGGCCCTGGAAACGTTAGTAGTTATCCCTTGATTGATGATGATCTATGGACATTGTCCCAAGGATCCGGACCAGTCTCATTTCAATGCAAGTAATAACCATTATATCCCGGACAAGGTGGTAATCAATTATTTCAGCTAATTTTTTCCTGAAATAACCAAACCCTTAGAAATTGATTATCTAAGGTATCGCCGCTCAATAGGTTACAACTCTTAACCACTCCAAGCTATCTGTAAGCCTTCGAGTGATGAGGTAATAACCTAAACAATCAAAGCCCCGGGAGATTCTACTAATGTAGCTCTGGTCGGGGTATTTTTCTATTTTAAATAGACAACACTTTCAGCCATTGATTACCAAAAACCATCGAGACTGAGAACAAAATTAGGCAAAATTGCTTCTCCCAATAATTTATTAGGCTGCTCTAATACTACTTTAGGTTTCCCACACTGATAAATCTCCACTTGCTTGGCTAATCGGTTGAATAACCAACCCAATTTAACCCCATTATCTAAGTATTCCTGCATTTTTAGTTGAGCTGGTTTCAAGTTGTCCGTGGGAGACATTAATTCAATCACAAAATCTGGTGCTAGGGGTGGGAATTTTTACCGTTGTGCCAGTGTTAGAGCCTCCCATCTTTCCCGTTTAACCCACGCTACATCGGGTGAACGCTCAGCGCCGTTAGGTAAATGAAATCCGGTGGATGAATCAAACACTATTCCCAGTTGAGATTGTTCATTCCAGATTCCTAAACGAATTAGAAGATTAGCATTTCTTGCTCCTGTTTCTCCACCAGTTGGAGCCATAATAACTAAATCTCCTTGTACGGTTCGCTCTAGTTTCCAGTCAGGATTAGCACAACACAGGTCGTAAAACTGTTGGGATGTTAGTCTGGCATTTTCTGGCATCCTCAGGATTGATTGTGTCATGAGCAAAGGGAACAGGGAATAGGGAACAGGGAACAGGCAAGAGGGAGGCAAGAGGCAAGAGGCAAGAGGAACCCACCCCTAACCCCTCCCAGGAGGGGAAGGCAAGAGGCAAGAGGCAAGAGGCAAGAGTAAATGTGGCGTAGGGTGCGTTAGGGACGGGCTCAGCTTCATTTTACGCCTCTTCGTGGCTGGTTGGTAGAGCCCGTCCCGTAACGCACCACTCAGGGGCTTACTCTTATTTTACTCATATCTTGCAGCAAGTTTAAAATTCACCTGTCAAGCTAGGGAATAGGAAACAGCGAACAGGAAACAGTTATAATATTTTACTATTTTACTACTTAAATTGATTGTGATTACTGCCGTTATTTAGTTTTTTATACTGGTGCAATATCTCTCTTTTAGGAGCGAATTATTCTGGTGCATCTCAATGCATGCTGTTTGACACGGTGGTGCGTTACGGGGCGGGCTATCCAAAGCCTGGCTACGAGGCCGAAAATGAGGCCCCCCTAAGGCACCCTACGCAACTTTTTTACAAATATGAGATTCACAAATTCTTATAGCATTATCGTAAAAATTAATAGTTAAAAACTAAGCGTTAGCGTAGCATACATTTCAGGATATCGCTGTTTTTTATTAATCCTAAAAATTCCCAAACAAACTTTTAAAAAACCCTTGACAATTAAATTTATAATCATTACAATAATCATTACTAACACAATGAGTTCAATTGTTAAATTATGCGACAAGGATTTACTCAAAACTTCAAAAAACAACCTGCTCAGCACACTCTGAAAGGGTCTCGGGAAGCAGTAATCTATAGTATGCAAACCATGTATGCACTGGGCTATGCGGAGATTTGCGAATGGACACCTCTGGAGCCGACTGAGGTTCCAGGCGAAGTGATGACTACACTAACCAAGTATTGGCTGTTGCCATAACACCTTAAATTTCTGGGGGGTTTCCCCCCAGTCAAAGGTTAGGTTTGGTAACTGAGTGACATAGGAATGCAGCGCACCTAACAACAATTTCAACGGACTTATTGTGGAGTTGAAATAGCCGTGGATAGTATTTCCACGGCTATTTTTTTGTAAGTCTTGAGCTATCAGCTATCAGCGGTCAGTAATCAGCTATCAGCTATCAGCTTATACTTCACAGGCTAGAAGCCTGTGCCACACTATAACTTTTACTACTTCCCCTTGATTAGCTGACGGCTGACGGCTGACGGCTGACGGCTGACGGCTGACGGCTGAATGCTTACGCGCTGTTGATTCGATTAATTGATAAACCCTATAGTCTAAAAAGACAAGCTGCTGGGAAAATTAAATATTCCAGGAAAAACAGTTTCCAGATAAACTGATAAAAACTAGCGATCGCATTTTTATCCTCCAAGTCTACCTGGTAAGAGCGCCACCACATTACTGCTAATGCCACCAGATGGGTCCCTACCAAGAAGAGGATATTTACTGAACCCAGGAGCAACACACTAGCTAGCACCATGGCGAGATAGCAAGCAGTAATTACTCCCCGTGCTATATTAAATACCGCCAATTTACCGAGGCGGATGGTAAAGGTAGTGATATTGAAACGCTTATCCCCATCGATATCTGGGACATCTTTGAATATTGCGATCGCAACGGAAAAGACTAAGATAAACCAGGTCAATGCCCACACTGCTGCAGTGGGCATCATCACTTGTCCCTGTTGCAATGCCCAGCTAAAGTGTAAAAACAGACCTAAATTAACGATTGCTCCCCGTACTGAAAAAATACATAGCGCTGCCCAAAAGGGAAACCGCTTCAGCCGGATCGGTGGCAAGGAATAGCATGTACCAATTGCCAAACCAATACTGACCATCAACAACAACCAAGGTCCCAATAACCAAGCCAACAGTAGCGCTAGGATACCAGTTACCGCCACAATCCCCTGACCTAGTTGCAGAGAAAACTCCCCTGCAGCAACTGGCAGATGGGGTTTATTAATCCGGTCAATCTCCACATCGTGCAATTGATTTAGTCCTACGATATAGACATTGCCGCACAAACAAGCAATCCAAGCTCCCAGCAGTTGACCGAACCCTTGCCAAGTCCAACCACTGTTAGTCATGGACACGGCAATCACATAGAGGGCAAAAACACTTAAACTCGTCCCAATAATCGTATGGGGACGAGAAAATTTCCAGAAACTGTACAGCCAAGCGGCTGGTTGCTGCAATAGATTAATCGAGGAAGGAGTAGATGCTTTAGACGAAATCTGACTCATGGATTAGGTTAATAGTATTAGGGATTAGGGCTTAGAGTAATAGTTAATGGTTTCAGTACTTATATCATCTCAGGATAATTACCCTTAATGAAAATCTCCCTCGGTGCGCTTTCCGTAGGCGAATTAAATTCGCCACGGGTCGCACCGCTCCCCATCTCCCCATCTCCCCACTCTCCCCACCCTATTCCTAATCCCTAATGCCCTACACCTGTACCGGCGTCCGATAATCTCTTCTCTCCTCGAAATTCCCTGCTGGTTCTTCCTCAAGGTTGGTAATTAAACGAACCCCGCGCTTAAAGGTAAGGTAATGCCATGCCCACTGAATCATTACCAGCAACTTATTATCAAACTCAATCAGGAAGAAGATGTGGATAAAAATCCAGGCCAGCCAAGCGGGGAAACCAGAGAACTTAACAAACCCCAAATCCACTACTGCGGCATTGCGTCCAATCACGGCTAAATTGCCATAATCCTGGTAATGGAAATCCGGTACTGTCTCCTCCTTGAGGCGCTTCTGAATCAGAGTAGAGACATACTTGCCTTGTTGCATCGCCACTGGCGCAACTCCTGGTAGGGGTTTACCAGTTTGATGAGAGAAATTCGCCAAATCACCAATCACAAAAATATCCGGATGTCCGGCCAAGCTCATATCCGGTTGTACTATCACCCGTCCAGCCCGGTCTAACTCCGCACCAGTAGCCTCTGACAGCGCCTTGCCCATGGCAGACGCTTTCATTCCTGCTGCCCACAGAACAGTTTTGGCGTTAATTTCCTCTACCTGCTCCCCTCGACGCATGGTAACTATATCGTTATCAATATTAGTAACTAGGGTCTTTGTCTGTACTGTTACTCCTAACCGTTCCAGAGACTTTTGGGCTTTTACTGATAACTCGGGTGGGTAAGGAGGCAAAATCCGATCCATCCCTTCCAACAGTAAAATCCTGGCTTCGGAAGTATCAATGTCGCGGAAGTCATCTTTTAAGGTGTCGTAAGCTAATTCTGCCATGGCCCCGGCTAATTCCACTCCAGTTGGTCCGCCTCCTACCAACACAAAGGTCAACCAAGCGCGACGTTTGTCGGGGTCAGTTTCTTTTTCTGCGGCTTCAAAGGCAGAATAAATGCGACGTCTAATGTCTAGGGCATCTTCAATGGTTTTCAAACCAGGAGCGTCTTTTGCCCATTGATCATTACCGAAGTAGTGGTGG includes:
- a CDS encoding homogentisate phytyltransferase yields the protein MSQISSKASTPSSINLLQQPAAWLYSFWKFSRPHTIIGTSLSVFALYVIAVSMTNSGWTWQGFGQLLGAWIACLCGNVYIVGLNQLHDVEIDRINKPHLPVAAGEFSLQLGQGIVAVTGILALLLAWLLGPWLLLMVSIGLAIGTCYSLPPIRLKRFPFWAALCIFSVRGAIVNLGLFLHFSWALQQGQVMMPTAAVWALTWFILVFSVAIAIFKDVPDIDGDKRFNITTFTIRLGKLAVFNIARGVITACYLAMVLASVLLLGSVNILFLVGTHLVALAVMWWRSYQVDLEDKNAIASFYQFIWKLFFLEYLIFPAACLFRL
- a CDS encoding NAD(P)/FAD-dependent oxidoreductase, which codes for MVSSMVSSMVSEAKTTTPHHVVIIGGGFGGLYAAQALRKAPVKVTLIDKRNFHLFQPLLYQVATGGLSAGDISSPLRAILSHQKNTQVLMGKVIGLDPNQKTVQLADKEISYDSLIVATGVSHHYFGNDQWAKDAPGLKTIEDALDIRRRIYSAFEAAEKETDPDKRRAWLTFVLVGGGPTGVELAGAMAELAYDTLKDDFRDIDTSEARILLLEGMDRILPPYPPELSVKAQKSLERLGVTVQTKTLVTNIDNDIVTMRRGEQVEEINAKTVLWAAGMKASAMGKALSEATGAELDRAGRVIVQPDMSLAGHPDIFVIGDLANFSHQTGKPLPGVAPVAMQQGKYVSTLIQKRLKEETVPDFHYQDYGNLAVIGRNAAVVDLGFVKFSGFPAWLAWIFIHIFFLIEFDNKLLVMIQWAWHYLTFKRGVRLITNLEEEPAGNFEERRDYRTPVQV
- a CDS encoding RNA polymerase sigma factor, which encodes MQPTNQGFHGQWRENAEKQSTPAWVEPLLEKLSTGDRTAFWPLWEQYQDYLYHRCCSWMGGNRSQAQDALSEIMLKAWEKLPKFAAKITNLKGWLTKFAHNFCIDCHRENNSGAIGVENLEAIAVAEGNGLVTEFDTPGQILEKRELLQVIRSALEDLPENQREVCLLHFEQELSYQEIAQRLDISNNTVRKRIQRARQKLQQPLHTYLAGLDQNAYGDIALLDAVAHGGNPQDRTGSRSWGEPPRPHR